Proteins encoded within one genomic window of Thermosipho affectus:
- a CDS encoding MBL fold metallo-hydrolase: MKFKVYQTSGFFNTNTYIFENFVVDPGFGIGKYLGKIPVKVILTHGHYDHIAGLLELNVEDVYISKDDKKMLYDPSKNFSHLFGETFIFEKDVKDIDLYFDTIAVPGHTLGSRIVIFDNLIFTGDTVFCNTVGRSDLGGSKKLMIESIKNLNNVFRKLDENMLILPGHDEYCNIKTLFRKNPYFKNV, from the coding sequence CTAATACATATATTTTTGAGAACTTTGTTGTAGATCCAGGATTTGGAATAGGAAAATATCTAGGAAAAATCCCTGTCAAAGTAATTTTGACACACGGACATTACGATCATATAGCAGGACTCTTAGAATTGAATGTAGAGGATGTTTATATTTCAAAAGACGATAAGAAAATGTTATATGATCCATCCAAGAATTTTTCACATCTTTTTGGGGAGACATTTATTTTTGAAAAAGATGTAAAAGATATAGATTTATACTTTGATACAATAGCAGTACCAGGTCATACCTTAGGTTCAAGGATAGTAATTTTTGATAACTTAATATTCACAGGAGATACTGTATTTTGTAATACCGTAGGAAGAAGCGACTTAGGTGGCTCAAAAAAATTAATGATTGAATCTATAAAAAATCTAAACAACGTATTTAGGAAATTAGATGAAAATATGTTGATACTCCCTGGGCACGATGAATATTGCAATATAAAAACGTTATTTAGAAAAAATCCATATTTTAAAAATGTTTAA